A region from the Saccharomonospora azurea NA-128 genome encodes:
- a CDS encoding MOSC domain-containing protein — MANVAALFHYPVKGCAGVEVSQAALGSAGLGPDRTFMVVDPDGQFVSQRKDPRLAVVQPRLTDDGTRLTLTAPEIEPLDLLVDTGQARPRSAVRVHGEPFTGVDQGEQAADWFATLLGRPCRLVRVPPEHHRETGGETAGTAGFADSTAVLAVSTRSLDELNGRLSAKGLPALPMDRFRPNVVIDGWAEPHVEDQVRRVEIGGAELGFAKVAIRCAVTTVDQDTGQRRGPEPLRTLAEYRRIPGGVVFGARFAVTRAGKVSVGDELRVTRWASA; from the coding sequence GTGGCGAACGTCGCGGCACTGTTCCACTACCCGGTCAAGGGTTGCGCCGGGGTCGAGGTGTCGCAGGCCGCTCTCGGGTCCGCCGGGTTGGGTCCCGACCGCACCTTCATGGTCGTGGACCCCGACGGGCAGTTCGTCAGCCAGCGCAAGGACCCGCGGCTGGCCGTGGTGCAACCCCGGCTCACCGACGACGGTACGCGGCTGACGTTGACCGCTCCGGAGATCGAACCGCTCGACCTGCTCGTCGACACGGGCCAGGCGCGGCCACGCAGCGCCGTGCGCGTCCACGGTGAGCCCTTCACCGGCGTCGACCAGGGTGAACAGGCCGCGGACTGGTTCGCGACGCTCCTGGGGCGGCCGTGCCGACTGGTGCGGGTGCCGCCGGAGCACCACCGCGAGACCGGCGGCGAGACCGCGGGCACGGCCGGGTTCGCCGACAGCACCGCGGTGCTCGCGGTGTCCACACGCAGCCTCGACGAACTCAACGGCCGGCTGTCCGCGAAGGGCCTGCCCGCTCTGCCGATGGACCGCTTCAGGCCCAACGTCGTGATCGACGGGTGGGCGGAGCCCCACGTCGAGGACCAGGTGCGCCGGGTCGAGATCGGAGGAGCCGAACTCGGCTTCGCGAAGGTCGCGATCCGGTGTGCCGTGACCACGGTCGACCAGGACACCGGGCAGCGTCGGGGGCCCGAGCCTCTGCGCACGTTGGCGGAGTACCGGAGGATCCCCGGCGGGGTCGTCTTCGGTGCCCGGTTCGCGGTCACCCGGGCCGGGAAGGTGTCCGTCGGCGACGAACTGCGAGTGACCCGGTGGGCCTCGGCCTGA
- the prcA gene encoding proteasome subunit alpha — translation MTMPLYASPEQLMRERSELARKGIARGRSVVVLKYRGGVLFVAENPSPTLHKVSEIYDRIGFAAVGRYSEFESLRRGGIRHVDLQGYMYDRRDVNARALANVYAQTLSTIFTEQLKPFEVEICVAQVGDNSDEDELYRLTYDGSIVMDEPKYVVMGGQTDAINAKLKDTYSDGMELNAALAVAIEALRATPANTSASTGSAGSNELNASKLEVAVLDRERPGRKFRRITGAALEALMPSTQQGEASSESADSSGSDGEKS, via the coding sequence GTGACGATGCCGCTGTACGCCTCACCAGAGCAGTTGATGCGCGAGCGTTCGGAGCTCGCTCGTAAGGGCATCGCCCGGGGACGCAGCGTGGTCGTGCTGAAGTACCGGGGCGGTGTGCTGTTCGTGGCCGAGAACCCGTCGCCCACGCTGCACAAGGTGTCCGAGATCTACGACCGCATCGGGTTCGCCGCGGTGGGTCGCTACAGCGAGTTCGAGAGCCTGCGGCGGGGAGGTATCCGGCACGTCGACCTGCAGGGGTACATGTACGACCGCCGCGACGTCAACGCGCGGGCGCTGGCCAACGTGTACGCGCAGACGCTGAGCACCATCTTCACCGAGCAGCTCAAGCCGTTCGAGGTGGAGATCTGCGTGGCCCAGGTGGGGGACAACTCCGACGAGGACGAGCTCTACCGGCTCACCTACGACGGGTCGATCGTGATGGACGAGCCGAAGTACGTGGTCATGGGCGGCCAGACCGACGCCATCAACGCGAAGCTGAAGGACACCTACAGCGACGGGATGGAGTTGAACGCCGCGTTGGCCGTGGCGATCGAGGCGCTGCGTGCCACGCCGGCCAACACCTCCGCGTCAACGGGCTCGGCGGGAAGCAACGAGCTCAACGCGAGCAAGCTGGAAGTCGCGGTGCTCGACCGGGAGCGTCCGGGCCGCAAGTTCCGCCGGATCACCGGGGCCGCGCTCGAAGCTCTGATGCCGAGCACCCAGCAGGGCGAGGCGTCGTCGGAGAGCGCCGACTCGTCCGGCTCCGACGGCGAGAAGAGCTGA
- the prcB gene encoding proteasome subunit beta: protein MEHTPRNAGASLPAAYLSSTTSSFVDFLKVQAPELLPRTRVEGAPAPHSRFEPPHGTTIVASTFNGGVLIAGDRRATAGNTIASRDLEKVYVTDTYSAVGIAGTAGIALELVRLYTVELAHYEKIEGVSLSLDGKTNKLANMVKGHLDVAMAGLAVLPLFVGYDIDATDPKRAGRIVSFDVTGGRYEENAGYHAIGSGSVYAKSSLKKLYDPEADSESAVRAAIEALYDAADDDTATGGPDLVRNIYPTVVTITAEHGAVLLPESETAALAQAIVRERSERPGRLG from the coding sequence ATGGAACACACGCCGCGCAACGCGGGCGCCTCGCTGCCCGCTGCCTACCTGTCGTCCACGACGTCGTCCTTCGTCGACTTCCTCAAGGTGCAGGCGCCGGAGCTCCTGCCGCGCACCCGCGTGGAAGGAGCTCCGGCTCCCCACAGCCGGTTCGAACCGCCGCACGGCACCACGATCGTCGCGTCGACGTTCAACGGCGGGGTGCTGATCGCGGGTGACCGCAGGGCCACCGCGGGCAACACGATCGCCAGCCGGGACCTGGAGAAGGTGTACGTCACCGACACCTATTCGGCGGTCGGAATCGCGGGCACCGCGGGAATCGCGCTCGAACTCGTGCGGCTCTACACGGTGGAGCTCGCCCACTACGAGAAGATCGAAGGGGTCTCGCTGTCCCTGGATGGCAAGACCAACAAGCTCGCGAACATGGTGAAGGGCCACCTCGACGTCGCGATGGCCGGACTGGCCGTCCTGCCGTTGTTCGTGGGCTACGACATCGACGCCACCGACCCGAAACGGGCCGGGCGGATCGTGTCGTTCGACGTGACGGGCGGCCGGTACGAGGAGAACGCCGGGTACCACGCCATCGGCTCGGGTTCGGTGTACGCCAAGTCGTCGCTGAAGAAGCTGTACGACCCCGAGGCGGACTCCGAGTCCGCCGTGCGGGCGGCGATCGAGGCGCTCTACGACGCGGCCGACGACGACACCGCCACCGGAGGCCCGGATCTGGTGCGCAACATCTATCCCACCGTGGTGACGATCACCGCCGAGCACGGCGCGGTGCTGCTGCCTGAGTCCGAGACCGCCGCGCTCGCGCAGGCGATCGTCCGGGAACGGTCCGAACGACCGGGCCGCCTGGGCTGA
- a CDS encoding ubiquitin-like protein Pup has product MAQERIEKHGGGGDSDDDVDTGAPAGQEQREKLGEDVDTILDEIDDVLEENAEDFVRAYVQKGGQ; this is encoded by the coding sequence ATGGCTCAGGAACGCATCGAAAAGCACGGCGGCGGCGGCGACAGCGACGACGACGTCGACACCGGCGCCCCCGCAGGCCAGGAGCAACGGGAGAAGCTCGGCGAGGACGTCGACACGATCCTCGACGAGATCGACGACGTGCTGGAGGAGAACGCGGAGGACTTCGTGCGTGCCTACGTGCAGAAGGGCGGCCAGTAG
- the dop gene encoding depupylase/deamidase Dop, producing MRRIMGTEVEYGIAVPGDATANPVLTSTQVVLAYAAAADIPRARRARWDYEVESPLRDARGFDLAGPTQQNQDPDMEDLGAANVILTNGARLYVDHAHPEYSAPEVTNARDAVIWDKAGERVMEEAARRAATVPGQSPLQLYKNNVDGKGASYGTHENYLMARSTPFTAVIAGLMPFFASRQVFAGSGRVGIGQQGEQPGFQLSQRADYIEVEVGLETTLKRGIINTRDEPHADADKYRRLHVIIGDANLAEYATYLKLGSTALVIDMIEHGMRFEELKLDEPVRAVHEISHDPTLKTTVELANGRKYTGLDLQYAYHELAAQHLERVGADEQSKEVLRLWGEILDDLVRDPQDCADRLDWPAKLRLLEAYRERDSLGWAAPRLHMVDLQYSDVRLDKGLYNRLVTRGSMKRLVTEEEVQAAMITPPADTRAYFRGRTLEKYAASIAAASWDSVIFDVGRESLVRIPTLEPLRGTKAHVGALLDQAETAEELVEALTSGG from the coding sequence ATGCGCCGGATCATGGGAACCGAGGTGGAGTACGGGATCGCGGTACCGGGTGATGCGACCGCGAACCCGGTGTTGACGTCCACCCAGGTGGTGTTGGCCTACGCGGCGGCCGCGGACATCCCGCGGGCCCGTCGTGCTCGATGGGACTACGAGGTGGAGTCGCCGCTGCGCGACGCGCGGGGTTTCGACCTCGCCGGACCGACCCAGCAGAACCAGGACCCGGACATGGAGGACCTCGGGGCCGCCAACGTGATCCTCACGAACGGTGCCCGGCTCTATGTCGACCACGCCCACCCCGAGTACTCGGCACCCGAGGTGACCAACGCCCGGGACGCCGTCATCTGGGACAAGGCGGGCGAGCGGGTGATGGAGGAGGCGGCTCGCCGCGCCGCGACGGTGCCCGGGCAGTCGCCGTTGCAGCTCTACAAGAACAACGTCGACGGCAAGGGCGCGAGCTACGGCACGCACGAGAACTACCTCATGGCGAGGTCCACGCCGTTCACGGCGGTGATCGCCGGACTGATGCCGTTCTTCGCCTCCCGCCAGGTGTTCGCCGGTTCGGGCCGGGTCGGAATCGGGCAGCAGGGCGAACAGCCGGGCTTCCAGCTGTCGCAGCGGGCCGACTACATCGAGGTGGAGGTCGGGCTCGAGACGACGCTGAAGCGCGGCATCATCAACACGCGCGACGAACCCCACGCGGACGCGGACAAGTACCGCAGGCTGCACGTGATCATCGGGGACGCGAACCTGGCGGAGTACGCCACGTACCTCAAGCTGGGGTCGACCGCGCTGGTGATCGACATGATCGAGCACGGCATGCGGTTCGAGGAGCTCAAGCTCGACGAGCCCGTGCGCGCGGTGCACGAGATCAGCCACGACCCCACTCTCAAGACCACCGTGGAGCTCGCCAACGGCCGGAAGTACACCGGGCTCGACCTGCAGTACGCCTACCACGAGCTCGCCGCGCAGCACCTCGAGCGCGTCGGAGCGGACGAGCAGTCCAAGGAGGTGCTGCGGTTGTGGGGCGAGATCCTCGACGACCTCGTCCGCGACCCGCAGGACTGCGCGGACCGGCTCGACTGGCCCGCGAAACTGCGCCTGCTGGAGGCCTACCGCGAGCGCGACTCGCTCGGGTGGGCGGCGCCGCGCCTGCACATGGTGGACCTGCAGTACTCGGACGTGCGGCTGGACAAGGGCCTGTACAACCGCCTCGTGACGCGGGGCTCGATGAAACGCCTCGTCACCGAGGAGGAGGTGCAGGCGGCGATGATCACGCCGCCCGCGGACACCCGCGCCTACTTCCGCGGCCGGACGCTGGAGAAGTACGCGGCGTCGATCGCGGCGGCGTCCTGGGATTCGGTGATCTTCGACGTGGGCAGGGAGTCCCTCGTGCGGATCCCGACGCTCGAACCGTTGCGGGGCACCAAGGCTCACGTGGGTGCGTTGCTCGACCAGGCCGAGACCGCCGAGGAACTCGTGGAGGCGTTGACCTCGGGCGGCTGA
- a CDS encoding aldo/keto reductase, with product MDTLARTAVGLAALGRPAYINLGRESALPAHRDVDTLRERTFAVLDAAYAAGVRRVDAARSYGRAEEFLAAWLAERRPDDVIVSSKWGYTYVGQWRLDADVHEVKEHSLARFEEQWEQTRTGLGDVVSLYQVHSLTPDSPLFDDPALLEALAALADTGVRVGFSTSGPKQADTVRRALELTVHGSPVFTAVQSTWNLLEPSVGTALREAHDAGALVQVKETLANGRLAVDPPAEVAETARRHGIGTDALAVAAVYAQPWADVVLLGPASVDQLRSNLAAAALELPVAELEALAAVAVSPERYWADRSSLAWR from the coding sequence ATGGACACTCTGGCACGCACGGCGGTGGGGCTCGCCGCGCTCGGCAGACCTGCCTACATCAACCTCGGGCGCGAGTCGGCGCTGCCCGCGCACCGTGATGTGGACACGTTGCGCGAGCGCACGTTCGCGGTGCTGGACGCCGCCTACGCCGCCGGTGTGCGCAGGGTGGACGCCGCGAGGTCGTACGGACGTGCCGAGGAGTTCCTCGCGGCGTGGCTGGCCGAGCGGCGCCCGGACGACGTGATCGTGTCGAGCAAGTGGGGATACACCTACGTCGGGCAGTGGCGGCTCGACGCCGACGTGCACGAGGTGAAGGAACACTCGCTGGCCCGCTTCGAGGAGCAGTGGGAACAGACCCGGACGGGCCTGGGCGACGTCGTGTCCCTCTACCAGGTGCACTCCCTGACACCGGACAGCCCCTTGTTCGACGATCCCGCCCTGCTCGAGGCGCTCGCGGCGCTGGCCGACACGGGCGTGCGGGTCGGGTTCTCGACGTCGGGGCCGAAGCAGGCCGACACCGTGCGGCGGGCTCTGGAGCTGACGGTGCACGGGAGTCCGGTGTTCACCGCCGTCCAGTCGACCTGGAACCTGCTGGAACCCTCGGTGGGGACCGCGCTGCGGGAGGCCCACGACGCCGGGGCGCTCGTCCAGGTGAAGGAGACGTTGGCCAACGGCAGGCTGGCGGTCGACCCGCCCGCCGAGGTCGCCGAGACGGCGCGTCGGCACGGCATCGGCACCGACGCGCTCGCGGTCGCGGCGGTGTACGCCCAGCCGTGGGCGGACGTCGTCCTGCTCGGTCCGGCGAGCGTGGACCAGCTGCGATCCAACCTCGCGGCGGCGGCCCTGGAGCTGCCCGTGGCCGAGCTGGAGGCGCTCGCCGCCGTGGCGGTGTCGCCGGAGCGGTACTGGGCGGACCGCTCGTCGTTGGCGTGGCGGTGA
- the arc gene encoding proteasome ATPase, which yields MQHDLPGGRHEEADSEMSGAGGTDIPSSEQARQIRFLEEEVALLRRKLTDSPRQSRLLEQQLAEANERVSQLTERNNKLVETLREARSQLLALREEVDRLAQPPSGYGVFVGAYDDNTVDVYTSGRKMRVAVSPSVDVEELRRGQSVRLNEALTVVESGGFESTGEVCTLREMLAPDTEGGSARALVVGHADEERVVWLADPLAEQTLKSGDSILVDSKAGYAYERVPKAEVEDLVLEEVPDVRYEDIGGLFRQIEQIRDAVELPFLHADLYTQYQLRPPKGVLLYGPPGCGKTLIAKAVANSLAKQVAAARGAADAKSYFLNIKGPELLNKFVGETERHIRMIFQRAREKASDGTPVIVFFDEMESIFRTRGSGVSSDVETTIVPQLLSEIDGVEGLENVIVIGASNREDMIDPAILRPGRLDVKIKIERPDAEGAKDIFSKYLTPDLPIHADDLREFGGDREATIDAMIQNTVERMYEETDENRFLEVTYANGDKEVLYFRDFNSGAMIQNIVDRAKKSAIKSVLETEQPGLRVQHLLDAIVDEFAENEDLPNTTNPDDWARISGKKGERIVYIRTLVTGKNQESGRVIDTATNTGQYL from the coding sequence ATGCAACACGACCTTCCCGGAGGTCGGCACGAGGAGGCCGACTCTGAGATGAGCGGAGCCGGAGGCACGGACATCCCGTCGAGCGAGCAGGCGCGTCAGATCCGCTTTCTCGAGGAGGAGGTGGCGCTGCTCCGTCGCAAGCTCACCGACTCGCCCCGTCAGAGCCGGCTGCTCGAGCAGCAGCTGGCCGAGGCGAACGAGCGGGTGAGTCAGCTCACCGAGCGCAACAACAAGCTGGTCGAGACTCTGCGTGAGGCGCGGAGCCAGCTGCTGGCGCTGCGGGAGGAGGTCGACCGACTCGCGCAACCTCCCAGCGGTTACGGCGTGTTCGTCGGCGCCTACGACGACAACACCGTGGACGTGTACACCTCGGGGCGGAAGATGCGCGTGGCCGTGTCTCCCTCCGTGGACGTCGAGGAGCTGCGGCGTGGGCAGAGTGTCCGGCTCAACGAGGCGCTGACCGTGGTCGAGAGCGGTGGCTTCGAGAGCACGGGTGAGGTGTGCACCCTGCGCGAGATGCTGGCGCCGGACACCGAGGGTGGCAGTGCCCGCGCGCTCGTGGTCGGCCACGCCGACGAGGAGCGGGTGGTCTGGTTGGCCGACCCGTTGGCCGAGCAGACCCTCAAGTCGGGCGACTCGATCCTCGTCGACTCCAAGGCCGGGTACGCCTACGAGCGGGTGCCCAAAGCCGAGGTCGAGGACCTCGTGCTGGAAGAGGTCCCGGACGTGCGGTACGAGGACATCGGTGGCCTGTTCCGGCAGATCGAGCAGATCAGGGACGCGGTCGAGCTGCCGTTCCTCCACGCCGACCTCTACACGCAGTACCAGCTGCGCCCGCCCAAGGGTGTGCTGCTCTACGGGCCGCCGGGATGCGGGAAGACGCTGATCGCCAAGGCGGTGGCCAACTCGCTCGCCAAGCAGGTGGCCGCGGCTCGGGGAGCGGCGGACGCGAAGTCCTACTTCCTCAACATCAAGGGCCCCGAGCTGCTCAACAAGTTCGTGGGCGAGACCGAGCGCCACATCAGGATGATCTTCCAGAGGGCGCGGGAGAAGGCGTCCGACGGCACCCCGGTGATCGTGTTCTTCGACGAGATGGAGTCGATCTTCCGGACGCGAGGCAGCGGTGTGTCGTCCGACGTGGAGACCACGATCGTGCCGCAGTTGCTGTCGGAGATCGACGGTGTCGAGGGGTTGGAGAACGTCATCGTCATCGGCGCCTCCAACCGCGAGGACATGATCGACCCGGCGATTCTGCGGCCGGGACGGCTCGACGTGAAGATCAAGATCGAGCGGCCGGACGCCGAGGGTGCGAAGGACATCTTCTCGAAGTACCTGACGCCCGACCTTCCGATCCACGCCGACGACCTGCGGGAGTTCGGTGGCGATCGGGAGGCCACGATCGACGCGATGATCCAGAACACGGTCGAGCGCATGTACGAGGAGACCGACGAGAACCGGTTCCTGGAGGTCACGTACGCCAACGGGGACAAGGAAGTGCTGTACTTCCGCGACTTCAACTCCGGTGCGATGATCCAGAACATCGTCGACCGGGCGAAGAAGTCGGCGATCAAGTCGGTGCTGGAGACCGAGCAGCCCGGGCTGAGGGTGCAGCACCTGCTCGACGCGATCGTCGACGAGTTCGCCGAGAACGAGGACCTGCCCAACACGACCAACCCGGACGACTGGGCACGGATCTCGGGCAAGAAGGGCGAGCGGATCGTCTACATCCGCACGCTCGTCACGGGCAAGAACCAGGAGTCCGGACGGGTGATCGACACGGCGACCAACACGGGTCAGTACCTCTGA
- a CDS encoding Rv0361 family membrane protein translates to MTSPPPQYPGGQPGFPDQSGGFGQQGHPGQQGYPQPYPGQQGYPQQGQPQQGYPGQQASPQQGYPEQQGQFPYQGQPGQQPPGAWNAGPQFGQQPGGGPAPKKKTGLIIGIVVAVVLLAGGGVTAFLLLSGDSRSDKEQVTELADKAVDAFSARDADMLNDISCGTVEGDPSNVPEGAYLERRGEVTIKGNMATIPMAKGIVGDRSEEGEIIARKQGGEWCLEVS, encoded by the coding sequence GTGACTTCTCCCCCACCCCAGTACCCGGGCGGCCAGCCGGGTTTTCCCGACCAATCGGGCGGTTTCGGTCAGCAGGGCCACCCCGGCCAGCAGGGCTACCCGCAGCCCTATCCCGGCCAGCAGGGCTACCCACAGCAGGGTCAGCCCCAGCAGGGCTACCCCGGACAGCAGGCCTCCCCGCAGCAGGGCTACCCGGAGCAGCAGGGCCAGTTCCCGTACCAGGGACAGCCCGGACAGCAGCCGCCCGGCGCCTGGAACGCGGGTCCCCAGTTCGGACAGCAGCCCGGGGGAGGCCCGGCACCGAAGAAGAAGACCGGCCTCATCATCGGCATCGTCGTCGCGGTCGTGCTCCTGGCCGGTGGTGGCGTCACGGCGTTCCTGCTGCTGAGCGGCGACAGTCGGAGCGACAAAGAGCAGGTCACCGAGCTCGCGGACAAGGCGGTGGACGCTTTCAGCGCGCGGGACGCCGACATGCTGAACGACATCTCATGCGGCACCGTCGAGGGCGACCCGAGCAACGTTCCGGAAGGCGCGTACCTGGAGCGGCGTGGTGAGGTCACCATCAAGGGCAACATGGCGACGATTCCGATGGCCAAGGGCATTGTCGGAGACCGGAGCGAGGAAGGAGAGATCATAGCTCGCAAGCAGGGCGGCGAGTGGTGCCTTGAAGTCTCCTGA
- a CDS encoding tRNA (adenine-N1)-methyltransferase: MSAGPFRAGDRVQLTDPKGRHYTIVLAEGQEYHTHRGAVPHDALIGAPEGSVVTSTQGTSYLALRPLLPDYVLSMPRGAQVIYPKDAAQIVMWGDMFPGARVLEAGAGSGALTCSLLRAVGPEGSVTSYEVRPDHAEHAVRNVEKFFGERPSNWTLHVDDLATHTGEVDRVVLDMLTPWEVLPTVSEALVPGGVLVGYVATVTQLSTFVEALREQKCWTEPEAWETLVRPWHVVGLAVRPEHRMIGHTAFLVTTRRLADGVTPPRPQRRPSRG, translated from the coding sequence GTGTCAGCAGGGCCGTTTCGCGCGGGTGACCGGGTGCAGTTGACCGATCCGAAGGGACGGCACTACACGATCGTCCTGGCGGAGGGACAGGAATACCACACGCACCGTGGGGCGGTGCCGCACGACGCGCTGATCGGAGCGCCCGAGGGCTCGGTCGTCACCTCGACGCAGGGCACCTCCTACCTCGCGCTGCGACCGTTGCTGCCCGACTACGTGCTGTCGATGCCGCGTGGGGCGCAGGTCATCTACCCGAAGGACGCCGCCCAGATCGTGATGTGGGGAGACATGTTCCCCGGGGCGAGGGTGCTGGAGGCCGGCGCGGGTTCCGGTGCGCTGACGTGCTCGTTGCTGCGCGCCGTCGGCCCGGAGGGCAGTGTCACGTCGTACGAGGTGCGGCCCGACCACGCCGAGCACGCCGTCCGCAACGTGGAGAAGTTCTTCGGCGAGCGCCCGTCGAACTGGACGCTGCACGTCGACGACCTCGCGACGCACACCGGTGAGGTCGACCGCGTGGTGCTCGACATGCTGACCCCGTGGGAGGTGCTGCCGACCGTCTCGGAGGCGCTCGTCCCCGGCGGTGTGCTGGTGGGCTACGTGGCCACGGTGACGCAGCTGTCGACGTTCGTGGAGGCGTTGCGCGAGCAGAAGTGCTGGACCGAGCCGGAAGCCTGGGAAACGCTCGTGCGGCCCTGGCACGTGGTCGGGCTGGCCGTGCGCCCGGAGCATCGCATGATCGGGCACACGGCCTTCCTCGTGACCACGCGGCGGCTCGCGGACGGGGTCACACCGCCCCGTCCGCAGCGCAGGCCCAGCCGAGGCTGA
- a CDS encoding site-2 protease family protein, producing the protein MLLFRVGDVPVLLAPSWWFGSLLVVVLYTPLVSALLPRADLTLSAVLAAAFAVLLGISVLAHELGHCVVALRLGVPVRRVRLFLLGGLSEVVRSPRRPAQEALIAVAGPAVSLALAAACWLLLLAVPGGGATWLLVAQCAVANAAVGVFNLLPGLPLDGGRLLRAGVWAVHGARSIGTRVAVVGGALVAVSLLVWALWGLAQDSDDRWLRLGVGVVTAWFVAMGATAEFGSDDRRAWPEGLSVTDLMRPVLQLPAESPVSAALAASAGRGVVLVRADGVAAGLLDEEAAVRLASAEPQSPAELAAEPIRAETVLLTSDSPDDVARHVSTVGTWQFLVVDGEGRPTGVLCLEDVHSALAAPGEYEAAPNRSFRTG; encoded by the coding sequence ATGCTGCTCTTTCGAGTCGGGGACGTCCCCGTGCTGCTCGCGCCGTCGTGGTGGTTCGGATCACTGCTCGTCGTGGTGCTCTACACCCCGCTGGTGTCGGCACTGCTGCCCCGGGCCGACCTGACGCTGTCCGCTGTGCTGGCGGCGGCGTTCGCCGTGCTGCTCGGAATCTCGGTGCTGGCCCACGAACTCGGGCACTGCGTGGTGGCGTTGCGGCTGGGAGTGCCGGTGCGGCGGGTTCGCCTGTTCCTGCTGGGTGGGCTGTCGGAGGTGGTGCGCTCGCCACGCCGTCCCGCCCAGGAGGCGTTGATCGCCGTGGCCGGGCCCGCGGTGTCGCTCGCGTTGGCGGCCGCGTGCTGGTTGCTGCTTCTGGCGGTACCCGGTGGTGGTGCCACGTGGCTCCTCGTGGCGCAGTGCGCGGTGGCCAACGCCGCGGTCGGCGTGTTCAACCTGCTGCCCGGTCTCCCGCTCGACGGGGGCCGGCTGCTGCGGGCCGGTGTGTGGGCGGTCCACGGCGCGCGCTCGATAGGGACGCGCGTGGCGGTCGTGGGTGGCGCGCTCGTGGCGGTGAGTCTGCTGGTCTGGGCGCTGTGGGGACTGGCGCAGGACAGCGACGACCGCTGGCTGCGGCTCGGAGTGGGTGTCGTGACCGCGTGGTTCGTGGCGATGGGCGCCACCGCGGAGTTCGGCTCGGACGACCGGAGGGCGTGGCCGGAGGGGCTGTCCGTGACCGACCTCATGCGCCCGGTCCTGCAACTGCCCGCCGAGAGCCCGGTGTCGGCGGCGCTCGCCGCGTCCGCCGGACGCGGTGTCGTGCTGGTCAGGGCGGACGGCGTGGCGGCCGGGTTGCTGGACGAGGAGGCCGCCGTGCGGCTGGCGTCGGCCGAACCGCAGTCGCCGGCGGAGCTGGCCGCGGAACCGATCCGCGCGGAGACCGTCCTGCTCACGTCCGACTCGCCCGACGACGTCGCCCGGCACGTCAGCACGGTGGGGACGTGGCAGTTCCTCGTCGTGGACGGCGAGGGACGGCCGACAGGGGTCCTGTGTCTGGAGGACGTGCACAGCGCGCTCGCCGCGCCAGGGGAGTACGAGGCGGCGCCGAACCGGTCGTTCCGGACCGGGTGA
- a CDS encoding RecB family exonuclease — protein MANGSTTTGTASATETATETATATATESTAAAAPRTEVRRPALSPSRAGDFKQCPLLYRFRAVDRLPETPTKAQVRGTLVHSVLERLFALPRGDRTPEAARELLRPTWSELSEESPEWMEIFTDPVSAEEVAEWLTSAEKLLDSYFELEDPRTLSPEACELHVETELDSGVLLRGYIDRLDVAPTGEIRVVDYKTGAAPRLIGEAKAMFQMKFYAVVLWRLRGVVPRQLKLLYLSDGQALAYTPDEPELARFERTLEAIWQAILRAGRTGDFRPNPSKLCGWCSHQDLCPSFGGTPPDYPGWPEPDPGEESALDRAD, from the coding sequence ATGGCGAACGGCAGTACGACCACCGGCACGGCGAGCGCCACCGAGACCGCCACGGAGACCGCCACCGCGACGGCCACCGAGTCGACCGCCGCCGCGGCCCCGCGCACGGAGGTGCGCCGCCCGGCGCTGTCCCCGTCGAGGGCCGGCGACTTCAAGCAGTGTCCGCTGCTCTACCGCTTCCGCGCCGTGGACCGCCTCCCCGAGACGCCCACGAAGGCGCAGGTGCGCGGCACCCTGGTGCACTCGGTGCTGGAACGGCTGTTCGCGCTCCCCCGAGGCGACCGAACCCCCGAGGCCGCGAGAGAGCTCCTCCGTCCTACCTGGTCGGAACTCTCCGAGGAGAGTCCGGAGTGGATGGAGATCTTCACCGACCCGGTTTCCGCGGAGGAGGTCGCCGAATGGCTCACGTCGGCGGAGAAGCTGCTCGACTCGTACTTCGAGCTGGAGGACCCGCGCACCCTCTCCCCGGAGGCGTGTGAGCTCCACGTCGAGACCGAACTGGACTCCGGAGTGCTGCTGCGGGGCTACATCGACCGCCTCGACGTCGCTCCCACCGGCGAGATCCGGGTCGTGGACTACAAGACCGGAGCCGCGCCGAGACTCATCGGTGAGGCGAAGGCGATGTTCCAGATGAAGTTCTACGCCGTCGTGCTCTGGAGGCTGCGCGGAGTGGTTCCGCGGCAACTGAAGCTGCTGTACCTGAGCGACGGTCAGGCCCTCGCGTACACGCCGGACGAGCCGGAACTCGCGCGGTTCGAACGGACGCTGGAGGCCATCTGGCAGGCGATCCTGCGTGCCGGGCGCACGGGTGACTTCCGCCCCAACCCGAGCAAGTTGTGCGGCTGGTGTTCGCACCAGGACCTGTGCCCGTCGTTCGGCGGCACCCCACCGGACTATCCGGGCTGGCCCGAACCCGACCCCGGTGAGGAATCGGCCCTCGATCGCGCGGACTGA